TTCAAATTTTTAAAACAAATCGTTATATCAACAAATATACAAAGGGGTATTTTAATGAAAAAAACATATTTTAGTCTTGTAACAGCATTGTTACTTACAACAACTTCACTTACTGCTGCAGAAACTATTCTAGAGACAATCGATGTAAACTCTGATGCAGATCATAGAGGCGATCTTCAATTAGAGAGTCCGACAAACTTATACAAAATTCAAAAAAGTACAAAAGCAGGCACAGAGGTTCTTGCACAAAAAGATATTGAAGCCTATAATCCAAAAGATGTAATTGATCTTTTAAATAAAGCAACGGGGATGGATCTAAGTTATCATGGACGCCGTAGCCCATATGATCTAAAAATGCGCGGTAGCAGTAATATCACCTATATTATAGACGGGGCGATTCTTCCTCCCGCAGCTAGCCGTATGCTTTACAAATTTCCACTCATCGCTATTGAGGAGATCCAAATTGTAAGAAGTGCTACAGCTCTTTCAATCGCTCCATCTATAAATGTCGGTGCTTCTAACAGTGGTTCGGGTGTAAATATCGGATATATCATTATCCGTACAAAACAACCTAAAAAGACCGAGGGGATCTTAAGCGCTTTTTTTGAAAAAGCTGTAAGTCAGCCTTATGCAAACGGCCAGTCGCTGTACACCGGGACACGTTTTGGAAGCAGTGATTCATGGAATGGATATATAGGTGCGATGGTTTCACGTTTCGATCGAAGAAGTAAAGAGACTTGGTTTGACGGGACTGAGAGTACATCGGGTATGGTAAACGGTGGACTCAGTAACGGAAAATTTAACCTGAACTTTATGGCCTACAAAGATATAGGTACTTTAGAGATGCAAAGGGGTGTGAAACTTGACGGTACTCTCGATAATGCAAAATGGTATTACGATCCGCTCAAGACGACTCTTCTTTCAGTTGACGGGAGTATGGTTTGGAGCGAAGGACAAGTGACACTTTTTTCTCTTGCACATACACAATATGAACAGCTGGAGCATAATGAAAACTTTGTATTGCCTGCAGCTTCAACACGTAACTATGAAGAGAAAACACAATCATACAGCTTAAGACACAACGCTACATTTGGAGATACAAAACTTCAGTTTGGCGGACAATATGTTGAGAGTGACGGATTTGGTTCTGATCTATTTAATCCGTATGTTAAATACGATACATCTATTAAAGGTGCATCGGCTTCGGTAGAACAAAGTTTATTTGACGGTGACTTGGTGGTTGATGCAGGATACAGATGGGATCAAAAACACATAAAAAACTCTACAGCGGCAAAATCGGAAGCTTTAGCTAATCCTGATGCAAACAACGGTGTAGATTTAGCACCAGCGTCAATCATCACAGTTGGTGCCGTTTATAACATCTTAGATTCACAAACTTTAAGTGCACGTTACTTTTACGGGGACCAAGGGGTTTCAGGTGACTTTACATTAGAGACGCAAGACGGAAGCAAACTCGATCCTGAAAAACAAACACGTTATGAGATCTCACTCGATTCAAAGTTTACCCGCTCATTTAACTCTCTCATTACATATTTTGACACAAAAGTAGAGAATGAAAAACGTGCCACATCAAATACATACATTGTTGACGGAGAGGAGTATTACTACTACCAACAGGTAAATTCTCATACAAAAGGGCTCGAACTTACACTCAAAGGGAAAATTGCCAAGACGACCAACTACAAGTTTTCATGGACAAGAATCCTCTCTAAAGAGACTCAAGATTTTGCAGGTGTAACGGATGAAGTGGGAGTTGTAGTGCCTGAAGATACTTTTACTGCCCTGCTCTCACACAGATGGGAGGATTACCTCTTTAATATTTCAGGGAAACAGGTAAGTAACTATACAAGTTCTAAAAGCCCTATGGGACTCTCAAATGCAGACTTAGGTGACTATACACGTTTTGATGCCAATGTTGTAAAAGAGTTTAATTATTACGGAGTACCGACTACTGCAAAACTCTACGGACGTAACCTTACAAACAACCATTACGCAACAAAATATACAACAGGTTACTACTTTGATCGAGGCCGTACACTCGGGTTAGAAGTAACTCTTAAATTTTAAACCGAAAAAATCCAAGGAAAGGAAAACTTCAATGAATAAAACAGAAGAACAAAACAGCTGTCATAGCGGGAGGGTTATCTCCTTTACGCAGCTAAATAATGAGATAAAAGAGAAACCTCAGCCCCGTTTCGGCGGTGATGAGATACGTGTTGTAGATGCGATGATTGACATCATATACCCAAGCGTACCTTTTCCTTCAAATAAGATTTTTAAAACATTAGGTGCCGAGTATATCAGAAAGATGGTAGAACACCATCACCATCTACTGCTCAAAACAAATATAAAAACACTTTTTCCTCAACATCCAGAAGCGTTAAAGCTAGTGATAGATAGAAGTGTAGACTTCTTTGTCGAAGCACTCGGAGGTGGAGCAGTCTTTACTTCTCAACATGGAGATCCTCATCTTAGACAGCGCCACTTTAAGATACCCATCAATGAAAACGACAGAGAGATCTGGCTTGCGATGTATAAAAAAACACTAAAAGAGCTAAAGTTTCCAAAAGAGCATTTAGAGGAGTTTTGGAACTGGATCGAACCCCTTTCAATCCGTATGATAAACCGTCGTACAAATACAAATGCGATCAAACGCCACCACTGGCATGATGTAAAAACAGAACTGCTACAGGTCAATGTATGAAACTGGGAGTTTTTTTACTTACTGAAAACTATCATAAAAATCCTCACATAGCGATCTTAAACGATGTGGAACTAGCCGTTTATGCAGAATCTCTTGGATTTGATGAAGTGTGGTTTGCCGAACACCATTTCAACTCTTTTAGCGTAATTCCAAATCCGTCGTTGATGATGACATATGTAGCTGCCAAGACCTCTAAGATCCGTATAGGAAGTGCAGCTTTCTTAGCTCCGTTTTACCATCCGCTAAGACTTGCAGAAGAGATATCTACTCTAGATAACTTAAGTACAGGGAGAGTAAATGCAGGGTTTGCAAAAGGGGGTTTTGCACTTGATCTTAAAAACTTTCAGGCAAGTTCCGAGGAACTTCGAGTAAGACTCTTTAACAATGTTAAAGAGATTGATGAAACACTCTATAAAAAAGAGGAGTTTTACCCAAAACCGATCCAATCAAAAATCCCGTTTTATATCGCCACTTTTTCCTCTAAAGAGAGCATAGAGTTTGCAGCAAAAAACAACTATGGGCTTATGTTCTCCCAAGGGGCGACGATTGAAGAGTGTGAAGAAGCGGTTGCATACTATAAACAACTCTCAGGTCTAGAGCCCGAAGTGGTACTTATGCGTGTATTTTATACCTCACATAATTCAGTTGAAGCGTATGAAAATGCAGTTGTGGCAACAGATCATTTTATAAAGTCGATGCGCTCTTTGAATGCTTTTAAAGAACAACCCAGCTTCAATCAAGCAAATTACACTGCCCTGCTCGATCAAAGGTACCAGTTTTTTGATGCAAAAAAATTTATGAGCTGTGCCGTTGTCGGTAATGTACATGAGTGTAAAGCTCAAATTTTAGAAATTAAGAGGAGGATAAAAAATTTACATTTAGTTTTAAAACCTGCATCTGTCGATGCAAGACGAATAAGAACAACTTTAAAACTCTTTCATAAAGAGATTCAACCATATATTAAATAAAAAGGAGAAAAAATGAAAAAAAAGGTTTTATTATTATCTGCATTAACATCTATTGCGATGGCAGATAGTTTTGAATTGGGTCAGGTAAGTGTAAAAAGCACTATTGACGATGTGAATGTTTTTGAGGAAAAAATCTCTTCAGATACAATATCTAAGCACGATTCTTTCAGTGTAAATGAAGCGCTTGACAATGTTAGCGGTATTAATCAGGATATACAAGGTGGACGTGGAGAGTCAACACTCTACATCAGGGGTTTTGACTCTCGCCGTATCGGTGTTTTCATAGATGGTATCCCTGTCTATGTACCTTATGACGGGAACTTTGACTACGGCCGTTT
Above is a window of Sulfurimonas marina DNA encoding:
- a CDS encoding TonB-dependent receptor plug domain-containing protein — encoded protein: MKKTYFSLVTALLLTTTSLTAAETILETIDVNSDADHRGDLQLESPTNLYKIQKSTKAGTEVLAQKDIEAYNPKDVIDLLNKATGMDLSYHGRRSPYDLKMRGSSNITYIIDGAILPPAASRMLYKFPLIAIEEIQIVRSATALSIAPSINVGASNSGSGVNIGYIIIRTKQPKKTEGILSAFFEKAVSQPYANGQSLYTGTRFGSSDSWNGYIGAMVSRFDRRSKETWFDGTESTSGMVNGGLSNGKFNLNFMAYKDIGTLEMQRGVKLDGTLDNAKWYYDPLKTTLLSVDGSMVWSEGQVTLFSLAHTQYEQLEHNENFVLPAASTRNYEEKTQSYSLRHNATFGDTKLQFGGQYVESDGFGSDLFNPYVKYDTSIKGASASVEQSLFDGDLVVDAGYRWDQKHIKNSTAAKSEALANPDANNGVDLAPASIITVGAVYNILDSQTLSARYFYGDQGVSGDFTLETQDGSKLDPEKQTRYEISLDSKFTRSFNSLITYFDTKVENEKRATSNTYIVDGEEYYYYQQVNSHTKGLELTLKGKIAKTTNYKFSWTRILSKETQDFAGVTDEVGVVVPEDTFTALLSHRWEDYLFNISGKQVSNYTSSKSPMGLSNADLGDYTRFDANVVKEFNYYGVPTTAKLYGRNLTNNHYATKYTTGYYFDRGRTLGLEVTLKF
- a CDS encoding globin translates to MNKTEEQNSCHSGRVISFTQLNNEIKEKPQPRFGGDEIRVVDAMIDIIYPSVPFPSNKIFKTLGAEYIRKMVEHHHHLLLKTNIKTLFPQHPEALKLVIDRSVDFFVEALGGGAVFTSQHGDPHLRQRHFKIPINENDREIWLAMYKKTLKELKFPKEHLEEFWNWIEPLSIRMINRRTNTNAIKRHHWHDVKTELLQVNV
- a CDS encoding LLM class flavin-dependent oxidoreductase, translating into MKLGVFLLTENYHKNPHIAILNDVELAVYAESLGFDEVWFAEHHFNSFSVIPNPSLMMTYVAAKTSKIRIGSAAFLAPFYHPLRLAEEISTLDNLSTGRVNAGFAKGGFALDLKNFQASSEELRVRLFNNVKEIDETLYKKEEFYPKPIQSKIPFYIATFSSKESIEFAAKNNYGLMFSQGATIEECEEAVAYYKQLSGLEPEVVLMRVFYTSHNSVEAYENAVVATDHFIKSMRSLNAFKEQPSFNQANYTALLDQRYQFFDAKKFMSCAVVGNVHECKAQILEIKRRIKNLHLVLKPASVDARRIRTTLKLFHKEIQPYIK